GGCCTGTCTTTGTGAAACCGGCAACGGATTCGACCGTAGGGCGAATGACGCCCAGCACCCTTCTCGATGGATCCATTGCGGGTAAGTCGACCTGTTGGATGGTCCGCAACGCTTTTGCCGATGCGGTGTTGCAGGCTAAAATAACCAGGTGGCAGTTCTGCCCGAAGAACCATTTTACTGCATCTTTTGTAAATTGATACACGATCTCGAAGGAGCGGTTCCCATAGGGTGCCCGGGCATTATCACCCAGATACATGTAATCGTATTGAGGAAGTAACGATTTGATTTCGGACAATACGGTAAGCCCGCCATACCCGGAATCAAAAATACCGATAGGCGATTGTTGTTGTTCAGTACCCGCTATCACACTTTTTGGCGATAATAAGTTTAGTTGATTCCCAGTTTTGCCTTTACCAAAGGATTGGCATCCACTGCTACCGGGTTCACAAAAGCAATTCCCGGATTGGCAAGGTCGTAGATAACCGTGAAATTATGTTCGACACCTACCTGACGGATGGCATCGGAAATTTGTTTCTTTAACGGTTCAAGCATAGCTTTTTCCTGCTGCTCGATGTCTTTTTGAGCCAATTGCATAAACTGTTGCATCTTGTTTTCCAGTTCAGTCAACTCCTGCATCCTGCGTAATTTGATGTTTTCGGCCAATGAACCCTGATAGGTGATGTAATCTGAATATTTTTTGTTGTATTCGTTTTGCATCAGCTCGAGTTCTTTTTTATAGTTTTCACTCAATGCTACGAGTTTTTGTGTGGCTTCTTCCTTTGCCGGGAAAGCACTCAGAAGATCGGTTGTATTCACATAAGCAACCGCTACCTGTGGATTTTGGGCCGAAAGGGTGGCGCTCAGTATTAAAAATAGAACACCCAAGCTTATCAACTTTGTTTTGTTCATAATAATCCTATTTTAGATGTAAATAAATTTTGTTTTATACCGTAACCTGAGTTGGCAATTGTAATTTCCTCCTTGTGTGTTTTAGCCGCACCCCGCTTCCGGCGGGATGCGGCTAAGTAAAGGAATTAAAATTACAATGTCAACTGGTTATAAAGTCTTTTTTACTTCTATCTGTTCGTAAGATTCAATGATGTCGCCCACTTTTATGTCGTTGAAGTTTTTGATACTGATACCGCATTCGTACCCGGACGCAACTTCCCTGACATCTTCTTTGAATCGTTTCAGTGAATCCAATTCGCCGGTAAAGATAACAATTCCGTCCCGAATAAGACGAATTTTATGGGTACGTTTTATTTTTCCGTCCCGCACCATTGAACCGGCTACAGTACCTACTTTAGTGATTTTAAAGACATCAAGCACCTCTACGTTTGCTGTAATTTCTTCTTTAATATCGGGGGAAAGCATACCTTCCATGGCGGCCTTGACCTCTTCGATTGCGTCGTAGATAATGGAGTACAAACGGATATCGATACCTTGTTTCTCCGCTTCACGCCTTGCTCCCAAAGAAGGACGGACCTGGAATCCAATAATAACTCCGTCTGATGCTGCCGCGAGGGTAACGTCCGATTCAGAGATTTGGCCTACAGCTTTGTGAATCACGTTAACCTGAATTTCTTCGGTAGACAAGCGGATGAGCGAATCTGAAAGTGCTTCTACCGAACCGTCCACATCACCTTTTACAATGATGTTCAGCTGCTGGAAGTTTCCGATAGCTATCCTGCGGCCGATGTCATCCAGGGTAAGCATTTTCTGCGTACGCAGCGATTGTTCGCGCTGTAACTGTTCACGGCGTGCGGCAACGTTGCGCGCATCCTGGTCGCTCTCCATGACGTTGAACGTATCTCCGGCCTGCGGTGCGCCGTTCAGCCCGAGCACCAGCGCCGGCTCTGACGGCCCTGCTTCGTTGATTTTCTGGTTCCGCTCGTTGAACATCGCTTTTACGCGTCCGTAGTATGATCCGGCCAATAACACATCGCCTTGCTTGAGCGTTCCGTTTTCAACCAAGACAGTTGCCACGTAGCCCCGGCCTTTGTCGAGTGACGATTCCACAATGGAGCCCGATGCTTTCCGGTTGGGGTTTGCTTTAAGTTCCAACAAGTCTGCTTCGAGCAGCACTTTTTCGAGCAATTCGTTGATGCCTGTTCCTTTTTTGGCAGAGATGTCTTGTGACTGGTATTTTCCGCCCCAATCTTCTACCAGGTAATTCATCTCAGCCAGTCGCTCTTTTATTTTTTCAGGATTTGCTCCCGGCTTATCCACTTTATTGATGGCAAAAACAATGGGGACACCTGCGGCCCCGGCGTGGTTAATGGCCTCAACGGTTTGGGGCATCACATTGTCGTCGGCAGCTACAATGATGATAGCTACGTCCGTTACTTTAGCCCCGCGGGCACGCATAGCGGTAAATGCCTCGTGGCCGGGAGTATCCAGGAACGTGATTTTTCTGCCGTCAGGCAGTTTCACGTTGTACGCGCCAATATGCTGGGTGATTCCTCCGGCTTCCCCTTCAATAACGTTGGTGTTGCGGATGCTGTCGAGCAGGGATGTCTTGCCGTGGTCAACATGTCCCATAACGGTAACGATTGGCGGGCGTGGTAGCAAATCTTCGAGATTATCCTCTTCTTCAGCTATGGCTTCGATAACGTCAGCGCTCACGAATTTGGTTTTGTAGCCGAATTCATCGGCAACAATATTGATTGTTTCTGCATCCAGGCGTTGGTTGATAGCCACCATAACGCCCAGGTTCATGCAGGTAGCGATAACGCTGGTAACGGGGACATCCATCATGTTTGCCAGGTCATTTGCCGTAACAAACTCGGTAAGCTGCAATATCTTGCTTTCGCGTTCCTGTTGTTTGATTTCTTCGCGTTGTCGCTGAGAAACGGCCTCCCGTTTTTCGCGGCGATACCTTGCTCCGCCTTTTCCCCCGCGTTTTTCGGTCAACCGGGCAAGTGTTTCCTTTATTTGTTTTTGAACGTCTTCTTCGCTTACTTCGGCTTTTATCGGTTTTCGGAGAACTTTTTTATCCCGACGGGTGCTTTCTCCGTGAGCTCCGGCTTTTTCTATATTGACTTTGCCTTTATCTATGCGTTTGCGTTTTTTCTTTTTACTGTCTTCCTCCGCTGTATTGATTACCGCCCCTTTCTTCTTTTCTTTTTCTTCGATCGATTCTTTTTTCAGGCTTTTTACGGCTTCTTCTTTCGCTTTCTTGGCATTTTGCTCTTTTTCACGCTCCAGGCGTTCTTTCTTGCGTTGTGCCCTTGATTTCCGGGGTGGACGGGTCCTGTCGTTTATAGATTCCAGATCGATGGAGCCTTTCACCACGATATTGGGTTCTTTCAGTTCTTTACGTATCCGAAATATTTCGTCCGGGCCCTTCTCCTTCTCGTGCAGAGTTATATCTTCTTCTGCTTCTGTCTCTTGTTCCTGGGGGGAGTAGTCTTCCCGTTCCTTATTTGCCGTTTCATTCACCACTTCTTCCGGGGTTTCTTCGGCTTCAGATGAAGGGGCCTCCGTTACAACAGGTGCTTCATCGTGGGGGACTTCAATTTCCTTCGGCTCCACCGGTTTCGGTGTAACTGTTTCAACCTCTTCAACTTTTTGTACAGGCTCTTCCGGTTTTACTTCTTTTACCTCAACTTCAACCTCAACTTCAACTTCAACTTCAACCTCAACTTCTTCTTCTTGTTTAGCTTCGGTTTCTTTTTTCAGTTTCTTGTGCTCGTCTAAATCGATGCTTCCTACGACGTTGAATTTTGGTTTCAAGTCATCCGGGATTTCAGCTTTTATGGTCTCTTTTTCTATTTTCTTCTTGGGTTTTTCCTCTATTTCGTACCCTTCGATGGCAATTGTTTCCCGTTTATCATCCTTCCGGTGCATCCTTTCGAGATTTTCAATGGCCTCTTTTTTAATTTTCTTGTCTTTGCTGAATTCGGCCACCAACAAATTATACTGTTCTTCCTCAATCTTTGTATTAGGATTTGCTTCAACAGTAATTCCTTTCTTGTGCAAAAATTCAACCAACGTGTTGATCCCTACATTTAAATTCCTAGCAACTTTACTTAATCTTTCAGCCATATAGTTGAGTTTGTCCTTTCTTAATTTATTGGTTTTGTGAACAGTTTAACAGTCTTAAATCTCCGGCTCTTCGTCGGTAGTATCTTCATCTTCAAATTCGTAACGAAGAATCTTCAATACCTCGTCCACGGTGTTCTCTTCCAGGTCGGCTTCCTTGATGAGCCTTTCACGCGGCATTGCCAACACGTTTTTGGCCGTTGAGCAACCGATTCGTTTGAGCTGATCGATTACCCATCCGTCAATTTCATCGCGGAATTCGTCCAGGTAGATATCCTCTTCGTCGAAATCATCGATTTCCCTGAAAACTTCTATGTTATATCCTGTCAGCATAGATGCCAGTTTAATATTTGCCCCGCCTTTACCGATTGCCAGTGAAACTTCATCGGGATAGAGAAATACCTCGGCACGGCGTTCTTCTTCCTTAACGGAGATAGAGTTGATCTTTGCAGGGCTAAGTGCTCGCTGAATAAACAGATTGGTGTTGTTCGTATAGTTGATAACATCAATATTCTCGTTGCGAAGCTCACGTACAATTCCGTGAATACGGAACCCTTTCATCCCCACACAGGCTCCAACCGGATCAATGCGGTCGTCGTAGGCCTCAACAGCCACTTTGGCCCGTTCTCCCGGGATACGGGCAATACCTTTGATGGTGATAAGTCCGTCGTTAATCTCAGGAATTTCCATTTCGAACAATCTTTCGAGAAATATGGGCGATGTACGCGAAAGGATAATCTTCGGGTTGTTATTCTTATTTTCAACCCGGGCAACTATAGCGCGAACATGTTCTCCCTTACGGAAAAAATCGCTGGGGATCTGTTCGGTTTTGGGCAGAATAAGTTCGTTATGCTCGTCGTCGAGAAGGAGTAGTTCTTTTTTCCAGACCTGATAAACTTCACCCGATACGATCTCTCCTACCTTTTCTTTGTATTTGTTGTAAAGATTGTCTTTTTCGAGTTCAAGGATTTTTGAAGCCAGGGTTTGACGAAGATTTAATATGGTTCTTCGGCCAAAGTCTTCCAGTTGAAGTTCGTCGGTAACCTCTTCACCCACTTCAAAATCTTCATCGATTTTGTGCGCTTCGGTCAGGCTGATTTCCATGTTGGGATTCTGGAGCTCGTTGTCTTCAACGATAACCCGGTTGCGCCATATCTCCAGGTCTCCCTTGTCGGGATTGATGATGATGTCAAAATTTTCATCCGTACCCACCGATTTGGCAATCACGCTTCTGAACGACTCTTCTAGCACACTTATCATGGTGGCTTTGTCAATATTCTTCAGTTCGTTGAATTCTGAAAATGTATCTATCAGGCTGATTGTTTCCTTCTTTTTGCCCATATTCTATAATTTTTTGTTTTGGGTTTCGAGTTTTTTATTCCTGCTTCTGATTTCTAACTTTTTTTTGTTGTAAGAAACAGTCGCTAAAACTTAATGATGTATTTTGTGTATTTTACTTCGTCGTAAGGGAAGATCAGTTCTTCTTTTATCTCAGTTTTTCGCTTTGCTCCTTCCGGCTTGACCATTCTGGCGACCTCAACGGAGAAGTTCTTCTCTGTTGAGGATTTTAGGGTTCCCTTGAGTTTTTCACCTTTCCGGGTAAGCACTTCAATCTCTTTTCCTTCGTATTTTTTATATTGACGAGGGGTTTTAAACGGAGATGTCAATCCGGCAGAAGTAACTGTCAACTCGAAATCTTCAACGTCTCGGTCGAGTTTCGATTCGAGGTAGCGGCTCAGTTTTACACAGTCGTCTATGTTAACACCGTTATCGTTATCGATTTCGACGGTTATCGTGCCGCCGGCGGCAACAATAACATCGACAAGGTAGTCGGAAGAGTCTTTTAAAAACTCTTCAGCCATTGCTTTTATCTCGTTTTTCTCCATCATGTGCACATGCAAACAAACAAAAAAGGAGCATTCCAGTGCTCCCCTCGTCATTTACCGGTACAAAGATATTATTTTCTAATGGATTGACAAAATGTTTGGGTTTTTTTCTGTTGTCGATCGGATTAATTCAAAGACGCTCATATGTAGATGTTGTGTGAGAAATAAAACAAAAACGGATAGTTAAACGTTAATTAAAAGATTTAAAAAACTTCTAAAAAGATAAAACCTGCCAGCATAAGGACGGTTAAAAGGGATGCAGGCGGCCTGGAAAATTGGCGCGGTTTTTGAGGGAATTTAGGAGTGTTAATGCGCCAGGTCTCCTGGAAGATATAAACAGAACTAAAATAAATTACAAACGATGAAGTATTTAACGTACATTTTAGTATTAGCCGTTATGGGAGTTGCTCTTTCGAGTTGTGGTTACAATACGATGGTAAGCAAACAGGAAGGCGTTAATTCACAATGGGCAAATGTGGAGAACGCATATCAGCGCCGTGCCGATCTAATCCCCAACCTGGTGGCAACTGTTAAAGGGTATGCCGAGCACGAGCAGGAAACTTTTACACAAGTAACGGAAGCCCGCGCTAAAGCAACGCAGATGACAGTTGATCCAGAAAGTTTGACCGAAGAAAGTATTCAGCAGTACCAGCAAGCTCAAAGCCAGCTAGGTTCTGCTATCGGACGATTGCTACTTATTCAGGAAAATTATCCCGAACTGAAGGCAAATCAAAACTTTTTGGCTCTTCAGGACGAATTGGCAGGTACCGAAAACCGCATCTCGGTGGAGAGAAACAAGTTTAATCAAACGGCTCAGGATTTTAATGCTTATATCCGTCAGTTCCCGCGTGTTATTTATGCCGGATGGTTTGGTTTCAAGCCAAAAGGTTATTTCCAGTCTTCTCCCGGAGCGGAAACGGCTCCCCAGGTTCAGTTTTAAACGCCTTGCCCCGATTATGTTAACTCCGGAAGAATTAAACAGGGTGGTTGAATCCATTCGGGCCGCAGAGGGCAGGACTTCTGCAGAGATTAGAGTCTGCATTGCGAAAAAATGTAAGGAGAATCCCCTGGATGCCGCTTACAAGAAGTTCAAACAGCTAAAAATGGATACTACCGCATTGCGTAATTCGGTGTTGATTTATGTAGCCCCCTACAATCACAAGGCTGCCGTTGTAGGTGACTCAGGAATAGATGAGGCAGCTCAGGAAGGCTTCTGGGATTCGGTGCTTGAAGAGATGTTTTCTTTTTTTAAAAACGGACGTATTTGCGAGGGGATCTGTCGGGGTGTGGGTAAAGTTGGAGAGTTGGTAAATTCCCGTTATCCGGTTTCGGAGAACGATGTAAATGAATTGTGCGACGATGTTATATGGGATGAAGAGTAGGCTTGCCTTTATTGTATTGTTTTTTTTACTGTCCTTGGGAATTTCGGCACAGGATGTTCCTGATCCGATTTATCCGTACCGCCTGGTAAATGATTTTGCCAACATTTTTTCTGCTGCCGAAAAACAGGCGTTGGAACAGCGGTTACTAGCATACAACGATTCTACATCCACTCAGATTTACGTGGTGGCTGTGAACGATCTGGGCGGATACCCGGCATCGGATTACGCATTTGTACTGGGTGAAAAGTGGGGTATCGGGCAAAAGGGTAAAGATAACGGGTTGCTGATCCTCATAAAACCTAAAACCGCTGATAGCAGGGGGCAGGCGTTTATTGCCACCGGTTATGGGCTGGAGGGTTCCATCAACGATGCTTTCGCCGGTAGGATTGTACGCAACAACATGATTCCCTATTTTCAGGAGAACGACTATTTTGGAGGAGTAAACGCCGCAGTTGATGCAATTATCGCCCGGTTGTCGGGGGAATTTGATGCAGATGCCGGTAAACCTGAAGGGGTTCCTATTTGGGCAATTGTTTTGCTTTTTGTCGTTGTTTTTATCTTGTTTTCTCTTTTCTCCCGGGGTGGGGATCAGCACATAGACGGTGACGGACATCACAGGGCCGGTGGAGGCCCTCTGTTTTTTCCACCGTTTTCAGGAGGCCGAAGTTCCGGTTGGGGCGGTGGCTTCGGTGGCGGTGGCTTTGGTGGCGGTGGCGGCGGAAGTTTCGGTGGTGGTGGAGCAGGAGGAAGCTGGTGATGAAGAAACTCATAACCGTTCTTGGTCCTACGGCCAGTGGAAAAACTACGTTTGCAGCTCATCTCGCCTCACGGCTCGACGGCGAAATTATCAGTGCTGATTCGCGTCAGGTATACCGCGGAATGGATATAGGTACGGGAAAAGACTTGGCTGATTACCGGATTGGAGACAATCCGGTCCCTTACCACCTTATCGACATTCGTGATGCGGGCGACAAGTACACGTTGTTCAATTACCAGCACGATTTCCATAAGGTTTACAGCGATGTTTTATCGCGCAACAAGACAGCGATACTGTGCGGAGGTACCGGGCTTTATATTGAATCTGTCCTGAAAGGGTACCGCCTGCCCGATGTTCCCGAGAATGCCGTCCTGAGGAAAAGGCTGGAAACTAAATCGCTGGATGAACTTACGCGGATTCTCTCTTCATACAAACCGCTTCACAATACCACCGATACCGACACAAAAAAACGGGCAATCCGCGCTATAGAAATTGCGGATTTCCAATGTAAACATCCGGCTTCGGAACTTGATTACCCTCCAGTTGAGAGTGTTATCATCGGGCTGGACATCGACCGGGAATCCCGAAGGCAAAAAATATCTTCACGCCTGAAAAAAAGGTTGGATGAAGGAATGGTTGCAGAGGTACAGTCCCTGCTCAATAAGGGTGTTTCTCCCGATGATCTTATTTATTACGGACTTGAATACAAGTTTGTAACGCTGTACGTAACTGGTAAAATTAATTTCGAGGAGATGTTTTCGGAACTCGAAATAGCCATTCATCAGTTTGCCAAGCGTCAGATGACCTGGTTCCGTGGTATGGAGAGGCGCGGTTTTACCATTCATTGGCTGGATTTTTTGCTGCCGGTGGATGAAAAAATCGAAAAAGCGCTTGTCCTTATCCGGAATTCCTGAATTTAAACCGTGTAAATTCCCGAAATATCGGCAAAAAAATGTATTTTTGCCGGCACCATTTTTTACATTCTATAAAATAAAAATCGATGATCAAAGGTCAATTTCCCGTCGAAAAATTTCATTCTTTGGAAACGCCATTCTATTATTACGACATGGATTTGCTGCGTCAAACACTTGACGCGGTAAAAAAGGAGGTCGAAGGCAAGAATTACATTGTTCATTACGCATTGAAAGCAAACGCCAATCCGAGGATATTGCGCGAAATAGCGTCTTATGGTTTTGGAGCGGATTGTGTGAGCGGAAACGAAATACTTAAAGCCCTGGATTGCGGATTTCCCGCGTCGAAAATAGCTTTTGCCGGAGTAGGGAAAACCGACAAAGAGATCAAGATCGGGTTGGATAATGGTATTTTTTGCTTTAATGTGGAGTCATTGCCTGAAATGGAGGCCATCGATCGGCTGGCTTCTGAAACAGGAAATGTGGCTCCTGTTGCGCTGCGAATCAACCCGAATGTGGATGCTCACACACACCGGTATATCACCACCGGACTGGAAGAAAATAAGTTTGGGCTTAACGAATCGGATTTACCGAAGGCTATTGATTTGATCGAGAAAAGCAAGCATTTGAAGTTGATCGGGATGCATTTTCACATCGGTTCGCAGATTACGGATTTATCGTCGTTTGAGGATTTGTGTGTGAAAGCCGTTGAATTACAGAACTGGTTTTCTCAGCGGGGTATTTCTTTCGAAGTTCTTAACGTAGGGGGTGGTTTGGGAATTAATTACCATCATCCCAATCATTGTCCTGTTGCTGATTTTGAAGCTTATTTCAGATTGTTTGCCAAGTACTTGAAACTTCAGGAAAATCAAACACTTCATTTTGAGTTGGGGCGATCTTTCGTCGCACCGTGTGGGTCCCTTATCGCGAGGACCACATACGTGAAAGAGGGTACCACCAAAAAGTTTCTGATCACGGATGCCGGAATGTCCGATTTGATCCGCCCTGCCCTCTATCAGGCATTCCATCATATCGAAAACATCAGTTCAGACAAAGAGTACGAAACTTACGATGTTGTCGGCCCCGTTTGTGAGTCGAGTGATGTTTTTGGGGAGGCTGTGTTGTTGAATCAATCCCGGCGGGGAGATTTTATCGCTATCCGTTCTGCCGGTGCTTACGGAGAGACGATGGCGTCGATGTACAATTGCCGCGCATTGCCCCGGTCTTATTTTTCTGACTCGTTGTAATTATGGATTTACCGTACATTTTTAATTTCAATTTTCCACTTCCCTTTTGGATTATTTCGGGAGCTGTTTTGCTTTTTTTTAGTATTCAATTGGTTTACTATTTGTTGGTTTACAGAAAACCGTATGTTTACGAACAGAAAAGGAACAAATCTCTGCCGCTTTCAGAAAATCTACCTTCCGTTTCGGTGGTTATTGCTTCAAAAAATGAATCTGAAAATTTGGAGAAATACCTTCCGGCTATACTGGAACAGGATTATCCTGATTTTGAGGTAATCGTGGTAAACATGGGGTCGACGGATGAGACGGATGTATTGCTCAAAGGCCTTAATCAAAAATACCCCCATCTTTACCATACCTATGTGCCGGCTGAAGCAGAGGATGTGAACGGGAAGAAACTTGCATTGACCTTAGGGATCAAGGCGGCAAAAAACGATATCTTATTGTTTACGGAAGCTTACTGTGTGCCGGCTTCAGATCATTGGATCCGGGAGTTTGGCCGTGAATTCTCTAAAGGTAGGGATATTGTATTGGGGTTTTGTAAATTACAGGTTGGGAAGAAGGTTGCAATGAGACAGTTCATACTTTACGACAACCTGATCCACGGGTTGAAGTATTTGTCGCTCGCTGTTCTCGGAAAGCCATTTATGGGGATCGGCAGGAACCTGGCTTACAGAAAGGAAATATTCTTCGAGGAGAAAGGATTCTCGTCGGTTTTGAACATCGACGAGGGTGAAGATGACTTGTTCATTAATAAGATAGCCGGGAAGAAGAGTGTAGGGGTGGTGGTATCGCCGGAAAGCATGACGCAAAGTGATGTAGTGAACAATTTTTTTACCTGGAGGGCTTTGAAGTCCAAGTATTTGTACACCAAACAGTTTTATAAAGGAGTATCGTCTTTAGTTTTTGGTTTCGAAACATTTTCGAAATACTTGTTCTATCTCTCTGTTGTTTCAGGAATTACGTACGGAATGGTCTTTGGTAATTACCCGCTCATCGCTTTAAGTGTCTTTTTCCTGATTGTCAGGTTTGTGGTTCAGTTATACGTAATCGGTAAAAGCAGCCGGCTCTTTAATGCCGGAAAATACCATGTCAACCTATTCTTTTTTGATCTTTTTCAACCTTTCAATAACTTCAAATTCAGGAAATACGCCAACAAAAGGAACCGATTGAGAAAATAAGAGATGCTGTGGCTTTCAGACGATTTTCTGCCAATCTGACATTTAAAAGTTTTGAAATTGTTTTTTTTACGGTTAAAGCGGGTTAATCGATTCTTCTTTTAGTTAAAAGTGTCAAAAAAGAATCTTTGAGTTAAACTCTTGTACGCTTTTTGTTTCTACATTTGTGTAAGTGTTAAAATTCAAACTTAATAAATAAGAATATGAATACTGGAAACGTAAGAAACATTGTGACAATTGTTATTGTCGCTATACTCAGTTCGGTAATTACTCTTTTTGGGTACAATACTGTTACGAAAAATAATTCGAAAGGAATTTTAAATTCTTCCGGGAGTGTCAGACAAAGTGAATACGCTGATTCTTTTGATCAGGACAAAAACGTGAGATTGGCTAATTTGACTACCCAGCAAGGGTATCCAGATTTTACAGAAGCCGCTGCCAAGTCGGTGAATGGAGTTGTCCACGTAAAGGTGAAGTCCGTCAGCCAACAGCAATATATGAATCCGTTTGATTTTTTCTTCGGTTTTGGAGAAAGAAATACCCAACCCCGTGAACAAATCGGATTCGGGTCGGGGGTTATTATTTCAAAGGACGGATATATAATCACCAATAACCATGTGGTTGAAGGAGCAACCGAAGTAACGGTTTCTCTCAACGACAACAGGGAGATGACGGCCAAAGTTATCGGTGCGGATCCGCAGACAGATATTGCCTTAATAAAAATAGAAGGGGATGATTTCCCTTATCTCACTTTCGGAAATTCCGACGCTTTAGAAGTGGGAGAGTGGGTTCTTGCCGTTGGAAATCCGTTTAACCTGACTTCTACTGTAACCGCAGGGATCGTTAGTGCTAAAAATAGGGGAAATATTGTTGGTGGAAATTTGAATATCCAATCTTTTATCCAGGTTGATGCTGCCGTAAACAGAGGTAACAGTGGGGGAGCATTGGTCAACACCCGAGGTGAATTGGTGGGAATAAATACAGCCATCTTCTCTCAATCGGGTGATTTTAATGGCTTGGCTTTTGCCGTACCTATCTCTATTGCAGGGAAAGTGGCGGCAGACTTGAAGCAATTCGGAACCGTGCAGAGAGCCGTGCTGGGAATACAAGTGCCGAACATTGAAATGGTCAGACGCCAGGATCCTGACAAAGCCAGTGAACTTTCCCGGATTGTAGGAGTTTTGGTGGAAGATTTTGGTGACAGAAGTGCTGCTAAAGCCGCTGGCCTGGAAAAAGGGGATATC
This portion of the Petrimonas sulfuriphila genome encodes:
- a CDS encoding Do family serine endopeptidase, with product MNTGNVRNIVTIVIVAILSSVITLFGYNTVTKNNSKGILNSSGSVRQSEYADSFDQDKNVRLANLTTQQGYPDFTEAAAKSVNGVVHVKVKSVSQQQYMNPFDFFFGFGERNTQPREQIGFGSGVIISKDGYIITNNHVVEGATEVTVSLNDNREMTAKVIGADPQTDIALIKIEGDDFPYLTFGNSDALEVGEWVLAVGNPFNLTSTVTAGIVSAKNRGNIVGGNLNIQSFIQVDAAVNRGNSGGALVNTRGELVGINTAIFSQSGDFNGLAFAVPISIAGKVAADLKQFGTVQRAVLGIQVPNIEMVRRQDPDKASELSRIVGVLVEDFGDRSAAKAAGLEKGDIIKAINNVQIRNFAGLQDQLSRYRPGDKVKVTVDRNGKEHSYTVELKNDAGNTEIQRSSDSMSLLGATFSDIPNSRKQQLGINSGVEVSSVDNSGLFRKEGINKGFIIMRVNNTPVNSGDEIAKIVSSVSRSSQDKVILIAGFYPNGRTQYIAIDLSQGLK
- a CDS encoding glycosyltransferase, translated to MDLPYIFNFNFPLPFWIISGAVLLFFSIQLVYYLLVYRKPYVYEQKRNKSLPLSENLPSVSVVIASKNESENLEKYLPAILEQDYPDFEVIVVNMGSTDETDVLLKGLNQKYPHLYHTYVPAEAEDVNGKKLALTLGIKAAKNDILLFTEAYCVPASDHWIREFGREFSKGRDIVLGFCKLQVGKKVAMRQFILYDNLIHGLKYLSLAVLGKPFMGIGRNLAYRKEIFFEEKGFSSVLNIDEGEDDLFINKIAGKKSVGVVVSPESMTQSDVVNNFFTWRALKSKYLYTKQFYKGVSSLVFGFETFSKYLFYLSVVSGITYGMVFGNYPLIALSVFFLIVRFVVQLYVIGKSSRLFNAGKYHVNLFFFDLFQPFNNFKFRKYANKRNRLRK
- the lysA gene encoding diaminopimelate decarboxylase → MIKGQFPVEKFHSLETPFYYYDMDLLRQTLDAVKKEVEGKNYIVHYALKANANPRILREIASYGFGADCVSGNEILKALDCGFPASKIAFAGVGKTDKEIKIGLDNGIFCFNVESLPEMEAIDRLASETGNVAPVALRINPNVDAHTHRYITTGLEENKFGLNESDLPKAIDLIEKSKHLKLIGMHFHIGSQITDLSSFEDLCVKAVELQNWFSQRGISFEVLNVGGGLGINYHHPNHCPVADFEAYFRLFAKYLKLQENQTLHFELGRSFVAPCGSLIARTTYVKEGTTKKFLITDAGMSDLIRPALYQAFHHIENISSDKEYETYDVVGPVCESSDVFGEAVLLNQSRRGDFIAIRSAGAYGETMASMYNCRALPRSYFSDSL